GCCCATCAAAATCGCCAATGTGCAGGTCAAGAACCGGATTGCCATGTCCCCGATGGGACTGGCACGAGCTACTGAGGATGGCCAGGTCACCGACGGCATAGTCGATTTCTACATCGAGAGAGCAAAGGGCGGGGCAGGGCTGATCTATGTTGTCTGCGGGTACAACGACTTTTGTGTGTACCTGCCACATATTCCGGCCCTGCAGGATGACAGGTTCATCCCCGGGCTCAGGAGGCTGACCGGAGTGATCCACGAGCACGGCGCCAGGGTCTTTGCGCAACTGATGAACATGGGGTCATCATGCTTTTCCACCGCAGATGGCGGCCCGCCGGCAGCGCCCTCGGCAATCCGCAACACACTCACTGGAGTAATGCCCCGCGAAATGACATCGGCAGAGGTCAAGTTGCTTATTCAGCATTTCGCTGAAGGAGCCTGCCAAGCCAAAGAGGGCGGCTTCGACGGGGTGGAACTCGTGGGCAATGGCGGTTACCTGATGAACCAATTCCTCTCGCCGCTGACCAACACGCGCAGCGATGAGTATGGCGGAGATTTTGAGAGGCGGATGAGGTTTCCCATAGAAGTGGTCCAAAAGATAAGGGCGGGCGTCGGCCCTGGTTTCCCTATTTCCTACCGCGCCTCCGGTGATGAGTTCATGAAGGGCGGCAACCGGCAGGAGGAAATGAAGACCATTGTGAGGGCCCTCGAGGAAGCTGGCATCGATCTGGTCAATGTGACCGCCGGATGGCATCAATCCTTTCTGCCACTGGTCTCCATGGACGTTCCCCGGGGTGCTTATGTTTATCTGGCCGAGGGAATCAAGCAAGTAGTCAAAGTCCCGGTGATCGCCTGCAACCGTATCAACAATCCCTTCCTGGCCGAGCAGATCCTGATGAACAACCAGGCCGACATGATAGGGATGGGCCGGCCTTTCTTGGCTGATCCTGAATGGCCCAAGAAGGCGGCCGAGGGACGCTATGACGAGATCCGACAGTGCACTGCCTGTGACCAGCGCTGCCTTGATGCTGTCTTCTCCATGAAAGAGATCTCCTGCACCTTCAACCCGGCCGCTGGAAGAGAAAGAGAGTACGCACTCGTCCGTGCCGAAAAACTCAAGAAGGTGTTCGTCATTGGCGGTGGGCCAGCCGGCATGGAGGCTGCCCGCACGCTGGCCCAAAGGGGACACAAGGTGACTCTGTTCGAGAAGTCGCACAAGCTCGGCGGTCAGTTAAACCTGGCTGCCGTACCGCCCGGGCGAGGTGAGCTTGCCAGCGCCGTCAACTATCTCTCCAGAGAACTCTACAGAGTCGGAGTCAAGGTGGAGTTGAGCAAAGAGATTGATGTGGCTACTGTGAAGAAGCGAGCGCCTGACGCGGTGGTTGTGGCTACCGGGGCCAGGCCCTTGGTACCCAATATTCCGGGGATTGACGGCAGGAATGTCGTGTGGGCCTGGGATGTTCTGGAAGAGAAGAGCGCGTTGGGGAAGCGGGTGGTGGTGATCGGGGGCGGGGCGGTGGGTATGGAGACAGCACTGTTCATCGCCAAGCAGGGTCCCATGTCAGCAGAATCTGCCGTATTCCTGGCCTTGGGTGGAGCTTTAGACGCCGAGACTGCTGTCCAGATGACACGCAGAGGCCCGCAGGTCACCATACTGGAGATGCTGGAGCGCATTGGGCAGGATATGGGTCCCACGACCAGATCCTCGGTGAAATTCGCGCTGCGCTTGCACAACGTCAAGATCATTACGAAGGCGACTGCCCGCCGAATCACAGAGGCGGGGGTGGTGTATGAGCGCGAAGGCAAAGAGGAACTGTCCGGGGCAGACACCGTAGTTATTGCCACAGGGTCCAAATCCGAGGGAGGTCTGTTTGACGCACTTCAGGGCACGGTCCCTGAGGTCTATCGGGTCGGGGATTGCGTCAAGGCAAGGACTGCCTGCGAGGCCATCGAAGAAGCTGCTCTGATCGGGCGGAAGATATAGCGGGAGGATTACCCCCCCGAGTAGGCCTGTGCGCTCACGATCCCCGCAAATGAGCCCCGCCACTTATTTGGCGGGTTAAGTTCACTAATGGTTGGTAAAGGCTCCGTAGCAAGAAGCAAATTGCATCAAAACCAACCAAGATTTAACTTAACCTACGAGTACAAAATACGAGTACAAAATATTTGACAAATCAATAAGCCTAGCCTATACTATAGCTAACTCATCTACCAGGTGTAGAAGGAGTCCTTAAGTCGCCTGAGAAGGCGGCTTTTGTTTTGTCTTTAAGTAATCGTCTCTCTCCTTTCTCAGCTTTCTACGTTCAGACTCGAAATCCGTACAGAAGGCTGTGACTAGGACAGCCCCTCTTGGTCTCTCTGTCAATATGACTATGTAGTCTTGATCTTCGAGCCATAGCTTGACCCGCACCTGCCGTCCTCTATTCGGCCTCTTCTGCTCAATCTTCCACATTGAGACAGCCTTGTCGGTAGAGTGTTCGATAATGGGATTGACCCAAGCAACACGCTCACATCTCCTCAAGTTCAACTCCCTGTCTTTGGTCGTTGGATCATCTCGGGAGACAACATGCCAGTATGCGGCCTCTTTGCCGTCCTCCAATTTCGAATCGTAGGCTACTGGATAGCCGCCGTAGTCTGGCCTAGATAGCTTGAAGTCACGTTCAAAGATTTTGTAGACAGCAGCCAAGAACTGATCCCAATCCCCATTGAAATCGCTATAACGGAGCGGTGGTGGCAGCCAGTCAGGAGGTTTGTTCACGCCTGCCTCTCGGTTGCTTGCCAAACAAAGAGATTAACCTTATCTTCACGCAGCAGGTTAGTTCTGGTAAGGTCGTAGCCTGACCGCTTTCTCATTTGTTCGACCAGTGCCACCTTGGCTGCATTGCTGGACAAGCCACGGTTGGCATACGATATTGTTCCCGCTAGAAGATCAGTGAGTTGTAGGGGTTCCACTTCATGGGAACGTACTGTCTGCACTCGCTCGATGATCTCCCGCTTAAAATCATAGATATTGTTGCAGAGCACATTGTGAAGTTTGGCGATTTTCGCAGCACTGCGGGTATCCTTGATATCCAGATACAGCCGGTAGCAGGCTTGAGGATCGAAGATGCCCTTCAGCATCTCAAAGTACATCTTGTAGTACCAAGTGTCATGATCCTGCCCATAGAGTTCATGTTTGAGCTTGGTCTTATCCGGTACAATCAGCGCTCGGAAATGTAGGTCGTCATCGTCAAAGAAGTAGTCAAGCAAGTCAAGATAAAGAGGCTTCTTGGCAGGTGAGACCTTGGTCCACTTGATTTCGAAAAACGGAGACAGTCCGTGGCGTTCCTTGATCTCACGGATGCACGCCGATACTCTGCGAGTTGACTCGAGCGGGCACCAGAGAGCTCCGAGGATCATCACGGTCTGTCGGTCGTTTTCGAGGTGGCAACTTTCATCACAGTACACGTTGTAGACTCTATCCATAGTACCCATAGTCTTTGCTCCGTTCGTCACATACAAATTGGGGATGATGACGCTGATGAATTATACAGGGGTTGTAGGATGGGGGAAAGCAGCAGAGGCAGCTATTTCACGATCTGGCGAATGATTTTCCAGATGGATGATAGCTGGACAACTTTCGTTCCCCTATCGTGTGTTTATGCCACACCGCTCAGAGCAATATACATGGCAGTCAGGAGGTCAAGGGTAAGCACCCTATACCAGCAGGCCGAACAAGATGCAGTGATATGAATAGGGGATAGCCCCCTACAGCTTCCCCTTTTTGTATTCTTCCAGTATCTCCAGCCACCAGGAGTATAGCGCTGGATCATGATCCACCCACTTCAGTTGCTCTTTGGTCGCTTTGCCCACAATCCGTCCTGGCACACCAGCGACAAAAGAACCATCAGGAACCTTCATTCCCTGCCCCACCACCGCACCAGCCGCAATAATACAGCGGTCGCCTATCTCCGAATCATGAAGGATGGTGGCATTCATACCGATCAGCACCTTGCTCCCAATCCTTCGCGAGTTAACCACCGCAGCATGCCCCAGCGTCACACCATCGCCAATGTCCAGCCCGGACGGGGCACCATGCAAAACAACGTTGTCCTCGATCATGACATCGTTACCAATCCTTATAGGCCCAAAATCGCCCCTGACTACCGCCCCAGGGAAAGCGGCGCACCTCTCCCCGATTACCACATCTCCGATGATATAAGCCCCCTCGCTGATAAAGGCAGACTCAGCTATCCTGGGAACCTTATCACCCAGGGCTCTTATCATGCTTCACACCTCCGAGACATTTACGAATGATAAGGCGTTTACTACCACTGGTCAACCTTGACTTGATTAAGTTGACCTGCTCCAGTAATCTAATGCTGACCGAATATAAGAAAGGGAGGCGAGCGAAGTGAAGAGGGAATTGATGGATATCCTGGCCTGTCCTCTATGCAAAGGAGATTTGCAACTCACCATCGTGAAAGAGGATACGAAGGAAATAATTACCGGCTCGCTCTACTGTGCTAAGTGTAAGGAGACCTATCCCATCGAGGATGCTATCCCCAACCTCCTCCCACCGGACCTGAGGGACAAGTAGGATTTACTCCCCTTCAGGGGAATAAGTTACACTGCTGTGCGGGGACTCCCATACCTGAATGCTGTAGAGAGATACACCCTTTCCCTTTAGCATCGCCTTGAGTTCACCAAAGATTGTTGAGGCGATGTTTTCCGAAGAGGGGTTAATACTGTCAAAGGGCAATATATCATTGAGGCAGGTGTGGTCGAACCTGCTGACAACCTCCCCCAACTGCTGTCTCAGCTTGGTGAAATCATACGCCATGCCAATTGTACCCGTCTGCTTCGCCCTTACTCTGGCCATCACCCGGAACCTGTGGCCGTGAATATTCTCGCATTTGCCCCGATAGCCCCTCAAGAAATGAGCAGCGTCGAATTCCTGTTCAACAGCGACCTCATACATCCTTGGCCTCCTGATTCCATTTCACCACTCCCTCAAATTTCCCCAGACCCCCCAGCATCTGCCTGACCGTCCTGCCGCTCACCGGATGAACCAGATCAGGGGCAATCTCAGCCAGGGGAACGAGCACAAAAGCCCGCTCCTCCAGGCGAGGATGAGGTATAGTGAGCTGTGGGGATTCGATCACCCTGTCGCCATAGAAAAGAATATCAATATCTATAGGACGGGGCGCGTCAGGGAAACCGGGCCTCCTGTCCAGAGCGGCTTCAATATCCTTAGCCACAGCGAGCAGTTCCTCCGGAGACAGAGAGGTACTCACCAGGCAGACGGCGTTGAGAAAACGGGGCTGCCGGTCATACCCAACAGGCTCGGTTTCGTACAGGGAAGAGCGCTTCTCTATCCGCACCTTCTGTGACAGCAGGTCTATCGCTCTTAACAGGTTGCTCTGTCGGTCCCCCAGATTGGCTCCCAAACCGAGGTATGCCTCTACCGCACCGTTTCCCGGCCTTTTGGCTGACATCTTTCCCCGCACAATGGCATCGCTCATCCGGCATACCCTCGCCATCTGAGCCACATCGTGTACCCGCACCATATCCGCGCCATTGGCAATACTGATAGCCACCGTAGCTGCTGTGCCCTCAAGCCGCTGATCAGGCGGCAGGTCAAGCACCAGGCCGATCATCGACTTGCGAGAAGTCCCTATCAGAATAGGCCTCCCCAGGCACTTCAGCTCATCGAGACGGCATACAATCTCCAGGTTCTGTTCCAGTGTTTTACCAAAACCCACGCCAGGGTCAACAATGATGTTTTCCCGGGCCACGCCCCACTCCATTGCCAGGGTCATACTCTCCTTCAAGCTCACAACGACCTCAGTCATAATATCTTCACAGGTCTGGCCACGCTGATTGCTCATCAGGATAATAGGTACTCCCCACTCTGCAGCCAGCTTGGCCAGTCGGGGATCGTGCCTTAATCCCCGGATATCGTTTATCATCCGGGCTCCAGCCGAGAGGGCCTGCTGCGCTACCTCCCATTTATGGGTATCAATACTCAGCGGCAGCGATACCTCGCTGACCAGTCTCCCGATAACCGGCAGCACCCGACTCAACTCCTCGTCTTCAGATACCGGGGCCGCATTCGGCCGGGTCGATTCCCCTCCGATATCCAGGATGTCGGCCCCCTCGGCAGCAAAGCGCTTGCCCTGTGCCACCGCAGCCTCAATGTCACGCCCCAACCCGTCACCAGAAAAGGAGTCCGGCGTAACGTTGATAACCCCCATGATGTAGGTCCGCTCGCCCCACCTGAACTCCCTGCCCCCGCAGCGAGTGATACCCGGGTCAACCCTATGCATCTCTTCCATCCGTCAGCTTCGCCTAATACAGCAAGGTTTTCACTTTATACCATCCCGATGCTCCGCAGAGCAATGCGCCAAACAAAAGAAGAAGGCAGACTCTACTCTGTAGCAAGCTGCTATCAACCTAAAGGTTTCGTCTTTCGTGATAGGAGATGAGACAGACCACTGCCCTGGCAGCAGAATCAATTGACAGAAATGCGGGGAATCCGGCCTTGATGCAGTCCCCCTGCACCTCCCGGGCCACTCTCTCAGATTCGCCGAAGCCTCCCGTGCGCAGGATAATGACAATGGGCTTATTGATATTTTTGGCCGCCTCGGCAATGACCCCGATATGGTTTTTCAGAAGTTGCCCCCCTATCTTGACGGCAAGGATGGCCGGCAGCACAACAAACAGGAGGTCAATACCGTCCCAGTCAGCCACAACCTTCACTGTCCTGGCGACCAGAGCCGCGTCCATATAGACACCGGTTGAAGAGTCGATCGGATTACGCAGGCCAACGCCTACCGACGGGGTGAATTTCAACAGCTCCTGCCTCACCTCTGGTGGTAAAACCGGTACGGCCAGCCCGGCGTTCTCACATTCATCAGCAGCCAGCACACTGGCCCCGCCACCCATGCCAATGATGCCCACCCTCCTGCCGCGAGGCGACTTCATGTGCGTAAACGCCATGAGGGTGTCCAGCAACTCCTCGAAATGATAAACCTGTACGACCCCGCTCTGCCGGCAGAGCGTGTCCCACACTTCTTTGCTACCGGCCAGAGCGCCCGTATGAGAGGCCACCGCTCCTGTTCCGGCCTTGGTGGTACCGCCTTTGAGTATTATTACCGGCTTCGTCCGGGTGGCTGTCCTCAGCGCCTTGAAAAACCTCCGCGGCTGCTTTATTCCCTCGATATAGGCAGCGATAATCTCCGTGTCCCTGTCATAAATGAGGTGCTCCAGGAAATCCGATTCATTCAGGTCAACGGCATTCCCAAAGCTAACCCCTTTGCTGAAATATATCTGGCGCTCTGCTGCAGCAACGACCAGCTCCCTGGCATTGCCCCCGCTCTGAGAGATGAAGCCAACGCGACCGCTGATCCTGGGGATATTGCCATCCAGAGACACGCCTGCCCTGGGACAGTGCAGTCCAAGGCAGTTCGGCCCGATAATGCGCACTCCCCCCTGACGGGCGATCTCCAGGATTTCTTTTTCCAGTCTGGCACCCTCTTCCTCTCCCGTCTCACTAAAGCCAGCAGTGAAGATAGTGACCGACTTTATCCTGGCTGCCACGCAATCCCGCATCAGTTGCGGTGTCAGTGAGGCTGGAATGGCACAGATGACGTGGTCCACCGGCTCAGGTATGTCGAGGATGCTGGGATAGGCCTTCAGTCCCAGAACCTCGCTCGCTTTGGGATTCACCGGGTAGAGTTTCCCTTCGTAGCCAAACTGCATCAGCGGGTGAAAGAAGTAGATATGGGTAGCAGAGAAAGGCTGAGGGGAGGCGCCGACAATGGCAATTGACTTCGGATGAAAAAGGAATTCGATATCTTCCATACCTCAAAATTCTGGCAGATAGCGAGAGGCTGGTCAATTGGAGGAGGTTATTATCATTGCTCAATGCCTTCAGATCCGACGTGCGCCAGCATCATACAGGAATTGTTGACAGTGGCACTAGCGATAGTCATAATCAAGCGGGCTTCATATTGCATCGTTACGAATAATAGGCAGGTTGAGAGCCGTGATAGCAACAAGCAAGACACAAATGGCAAGCTACTTGTCCGATGCCATGCATTCATCGTATGACAGGTACCGTGCTGAGCAGAAGCTAGGGCCAGATACCGGCCTCTTGAAGTCATACTTGATTGAAGCTCACATCATCTCAGCAGAGAATAATTCTCTGCACGACGAGACCTTAGCCTTTCTTAAGAGACTGGCAGGACCCGCCCATATTCATATTTTCGAGTCCAACGATGAAACCCTATTTAACATAGTCCATGGCAAAGATACCTACTACTTAGACGTGTCTGATCCAAGATTCTGGGTAATGCATACACTAGCATTGTCGGCTAGGGCAGATAAGTTGCGGGGTGACCTCATAAGAATGTCCCCTTTTCTAGACAGCGCGTGGCTGCCAACACAGTTTCTTGAGAAACTAACCAAACTTGGTCATTTCCGAGGATTTGGAGCAGTTCACGATGAGACCCCGTTTGCAGCTGATAAAGAAGGTAGCGAAGTCGAAACTATGCATTTGCGATTATGGGGTGGTAACGCTGGTGTCGTACTAGAGGCACTACGCAACTCAAATGTTTTCAGCCACTCCCTAGCCCTCTCCAGTGTCAGGGTGAAGTACTGGCTTCCCAACCTTGACGAGGAAGCAATTATCGACAACTTTACACACGAAGGCAAGGCAACTGCTTTGGGGAGGTCTTTTAGCAGTCACACAAACTTGATATCAAAGCTATATCTAGATTATGCACAAACCATCAGAATGATTGAGGATTCCTTGCCAATTCGCTTTGTACCCCAAGAAGGCTTACCAACACTAGATGGGCATCCGATCATCATAAATCTCACTAGAAGACTGCGTGACATTCGAAGCTTCGTCTCAAAGGTGTTTTCATCCAATATGCCATTTAGGCTTTGGGGGTTGTCGGAGGTCCAAGAAAATGACTTCGCTAGAGTTTATGCCGTGGACTTGCACGTAGGTCACAAATTGACTTTCGAGATCACGAGGGACTTCGTAAGAATCTACCTACCGCCAGGCACTTGCGGTAATACTATAGCCCGTTTCTACACTAACATTCAGCAGCACTATGATTCTATGGCATCAATCTCTGGGGGCCCGCATGAGCAACTCTTCTAAGAATCTTATTCTTTTGAATGCCATCATCGCTATGTGTAGGTCTGATTCAAAGTGGCCACACTACTTTTATGATATGGCTTACGGCGTAAAGTGGATTGAATATCCGTTTACTTGCAGTACTGGAGAGTCGCTTGTGCCTGACTTGGTCATAGCATCAAGCGTCCAAAACAATTGCATCTTAATAGAAAGCAAGGGTGGCAACAACATTGAGAATGACCAAGCTCAAAGATACAAGAGGGTCAAGCCACACGACGTTGTGTCAAAACTGCATGCTGACGTTGTAGGAGGGCATAGCCCTAGTGTAGATATTTCATACTTGTGTTTTTCTGAATCGACCGACGATATTGCTTCGCAGCTCAATGCCCTATCAGCTTCCTTTCCAGTACTGGAGGTGGCGCCTAACCTCCTAAGACTAGCTAGTAACAGTTTTTCCGTGCCAAAAATTACTGCCGCATTGTCGAAGGGAATAGCTATAGACCGAAATAAGATTCCGATGGGCTATTTCCCCTTCGACGAGGATTCCTCTGACTCAGAAGTAGCACCTCACGTAATTCAAACACTCGTCGCCTTCGCTACGCAGAACAAACCTCACTTCAAGAGTGATGAGATTACACAGGATATGGTAGGCAGCCTGTGGGAGCACTTCGGCCCACAGAAAAAGAAAAAGCTGGTCAATAAGGTGAAGTCCATCCTAGGTAAAGCGCAAGTGCGCGAGCTAAGCGGCTTTCTCAAGAGGAACGAAGAACTATGGGCCTTGTCATATTCCTTCGCCAACTCGCCAGCTTTTCCGACAAGACGGCTGAACGCCTTGTCCAAGCAATGTAAGCTATTCGTCAAAAGATTAAGAGATGAGGAACGCGCCGAAGGCCGTCAACTACCTCTATTCGTTCTGGGCTGAAGGGGGAAAAGGGCAATGAAAGTTCTGGTGACCTACTACACCATGACCGGAAACACGGAGAAGCTCGCCAAAGCAATACACCAGGAGGCATCAAAGTGTCACGAGTCATATCTGCAGAAGGTAGATGAGGTAAAGCAAGAGAGTCTCAATCTGCATGACCTGATCTTCGTGGGCTCACCAACGCATGCAGGCAACCTGGCAGCGCCGGTGAAGAAATTCCTGGGCGAATTGCCTCAGTCACCCGGATTCAAGGTGGCAGCCTTCATCACGCATTCCAGCCCTGACAAGCGCGAATTCGAGCAATGCCTCAAGTCCTTCGAGGCTTCCAGCAAGGATAAGGGCTTCGCTTTTCTGGGATGCTACGATTGCCAGGGCTGCCTGGCACCTGAAATTCAACCCTACGTTAAGGAGGCCCGCAAGGCTTCCGATGCCGAGTGGGAAGAGATGATGAAGGATATTGCCCGGCGCCCCACCGCCGAAGATATGCGCCAGGCCAGGAAGTTTGCCAGAGAAGTACTGGCCAGAGTGTAGTCGTACTATTACACGATTTCGTGCCGTCTTGTGTCAGCTGTATTCCAGACGAGCAGCGCCGATGCAGTCACCTCTAATCACTCCCGCAGCAAACCAGCTTTACTTGACAATCGAATGACGCACTTGGAATAATTAAGCATCAGTCCGCCAGGGTAACCGCCACTTGGGGAAACGGCTACGTGACTGGGGCGGCAGAATGCTACTGGCATTACACTGAGAATGGAAAGGATGGTTTGAGATGGTAAAAGAGACGCCAAAAAAGAAGGCCGCAGCACCAAAGGCAAAGGCAGTGAAAGAGACCCCGGCAAAGAAAGCACCTGCGCCAAAGAAGGAGATGGATGATTACAGCGGCCCGTTCCAGCCTGGTTTGAGCTTTGATGACTTCTCCAAGGAATTCCTGTTGAAGCTAATGCTCATATGGCAGTACGGCTGGCTTCACATGACGGAAGCCTGGTATAACTCAGTCAAGCAAAGGTGGGGCGTTGATGCAGCTAACGAGTGTGAGACACAGGCCTGGGAGACCATCGGGGAGCGCGTCAATCCGAGATTCCCCAAGGTAGCCAATATTCAGCTCAACACGGTGCTCGATTCCCTGAAGTGTCTCCAGCTACCCCTGGATAACACCACCGGCGGATTGTTCCCTGCCGAGGCTAAGATCATCAGCCCGAACCACGTCATCTGGACCATACCCAGGTGCCGCTCACTGGAGTATTTTGAGGCTAAAGAGCCACAGAGAATAAAGCATGTCTGCCATATCAACGAAAAGAAGATTATCGAGAGATACCTGGTCAATCGCAAAATAAAGGTAACGCCTTTGAAACTGCCACCTCGCAAGAGTCCAAATGATATCGCCTGTCAGTGGGACTTCAGGCTCGAAGAGTAGGATACAGGCGGAAATTCTAGAAAAGGAGCTGGGCAATGGCAAACCAGATAGGCAAGAGGTACTTCTGCGCTAAGTGCGGCTCGGAGTTCATCGTTACCCGCGGTGGTAACGGCACCATCCACTGCTGCGGGCAGCCCATGGAGTTGAAGAAATAGGGGAGGTCAAAGACTGAAATGGCCAATACTTTAGGCAAGAGATATCGCTGCGAAGTCTGCAATACCGAAGTTCTGTGCACCAAGCAGGGCGCTGGGGCAGTTGTCTGCTGCGCCAAGGACATGGCAGAACAGCAACCAAGACCACTGCCCTCCTCAGACTAGGCAGTAAGGGCACTTCATACTTTAGTGCAGCCTTGGCATAGGCTCTGATACCAGCACCGAAAACGGCTGTGGAT
This portion of the Chloroflexota bacterium genome encodes:
- a CDS encoding FAD-dependent oxidoreductase; the encoded protein is MRELRKLFEPIKIANVQVKNRIAMSPMGLARATEDGQVTDGIVDFYIERAKGGAGLIYVVCGYNDFCVYLPHIPALQDDRFIPGLRRLTGVIHEHGARVFAQLMNMGSSCFSTADGGPPAAPSAIRNTLTGVMPREMTSAEVKLLIQHFAEGACQAKEGGFDGVELVGNGGYLMNQFLSPLTNTRSDEYGGDFERRMRFPIEVVQKIRAGVGPGFPISYRASGDEFMKGGNRQEEMKTIVRALEEAGIDLVNVTAGWHQSFLPLVSMDVPRGAYVYLAEGIKQVVKVPVIACNRINNPFLAEQILMNNQADMIGMGRPFLADPEWPKKAAEGRYDEIRQCTACDQRCLDAVFSMKEISCTFNPAAGREREYALVRAEKLKKVFVIGGGPAGMEAARTLAQRGHKVTLFEKSHKLGGQLNLAAVPPGRGELASAVNYLSRELYRVGVKVELSKEIDVATVKKRAPDAVVVATGARPLVPNIPGIDGRNVVWAWDVLEEKSALGKRVVVIGGGAVGMETALFIAKQGPMSAESAVFLALGGALDAETAVQMTRRGPQVTILEMLERIGQDMGPTTRSSVKFALRLHNVKIITKATARRITEAGVVYEREGKEELSGADTVVIATGSKSEGGLFDALQGTVPEVYRVGDCVKARTACEAIEEAALIGRKI
- a CDS encoding DUF3800 domain-containing protein, whose translation is MDRVYNVYCDESCHLENDRQTVMILGALWCPLESTRRVSACIREIKERHGLSPFFEIKWTKVSPAKKPLYLDLLDYFFDDDDLHFRALIVPDKTKLKHELYGQDHDTWYYKMYFEMLKGIFDPQACYRLYLDIKDTRSAAKIAKLHNVLCNNIYDFKREIIERVQTVRSHEVEPLQLTDLLAGTISYANRGLSSNAAKVALVEQMRKRSGYDLTRTNLLREDKVNLFVWQATERQA
- a CDS encoding gamma carbonic anhydrase family protein; its protein translation is MIRALGDKVPRIAESAFISEGAYIIGDVVIGERCAAFPGAVVRGDFGPIRIGNDVMIEDNVVLHGAPSGLDIGDGVTLGHAAVVNSRRIGSKVLIGMNATILHDSEIGDRCIIAAGAVVGQGMKVPDGSFVAGVPGRIVGKATKEQLKWVDHDPALYSWWLEILEEYKKGKL
- a CDS encoding methytransferase partner Trm112, which codes for MKRELMDILACPLCKGDLQLTIVKEDTKEIITGSLYCAKCKETYPIEDAIPNLLPPDLRDK
- the queD gene encoding 6-carboxytetrahydropterin synthase QueD, whose protein sequence is MYEVAVEQEFDAAHFLRGYRGKCENIHGHRFRVMARVRAKQTGTIGMAYDFTKLRQQLGEVVSRFDHTCLNDILPFDSINPSSENIASTIFGELKAMLKGKGVSLYSIQVWESPHSSVTYSPEGE
- the folP gene encoding dihydropteroate synthase; the protein is MEEMHRVDPGITRCGGREFRWGERTYIMGVINVTPDSFSGDGLGRDIEAAVAQGKRFAAEGADILDIGGESTRPNAAPVSEDEELSRVLPVIGRLVSEVSLPLSIDTHKWEVAQQALSAGARMINDIRGLRHDPRLAKLAAEWGVPIILMSNQRGQTCEDIMTEVVVSLKESMTLAMEWGVARENIIVDPGVGFGKTLEQNLEIVCRLDELKCLGRPILIGTSRKSMIGLVLDLPPDQRLEGTAATVAISIANGADMVRVHDVAQMARVCRMSDAIVRGKMSAKRPGNGAVEAYLGLGANLGDRQSNLLRAIDLLSQKVRIEKRSSLYETEPVGYDRQPRFLNAVCLVSTSLSPEELLAVAKDIEAALDRRPGFPDAPRPIDIDILFYGDRVIESPQLTIPHPRLEERAFVLVPLAEIAPDLVHPVSGRTVRQMLGGLGKFEGVVKWNQEAKDV
- a CDS encoding CoA-binding protein, which produces MEDIEFLFHPKSIAIVGASPQPFSATHIYFFHPLMQFGYEGKLYPVNPKASEVLGLKAYPSILDIPEPVDHVICAIPASLTPQLMRDCVAARIKSVTIFTAGFSETGEEEGARLEKEILEIARQGGVRIIGPNCLGLHCPRAGVSLDGNIPRISGRVGFISQSGGNARELVVAAAERQIYFSKGVSFGNAVDLNESDFLEHLIYDRDTEIIAAYIEGIKQPRRFFKALRTATRTKPVIILKGGTTKAGTGAVASHTGALAGSKEVWDTLCRQSGVVQVYHFEELLDTLMAFTHMKSPRGRRVGIIGMGGGASVLAADECENAGLAVPVLPPEVRQELLKFTPSVGVGLRNPIDSSTGVYMDAALVARTVKVVADWDGIDLLFVVLPAILAVKIGGQLLKNHIGVIAEAAKNINKPIVIILRTGGFGESERVAREVQGDCIKAGFPAFLSIDSAARAVVCLISYHERRNL
- a CDS encoding flavodoxin domain-containing protein, translated to MKVLVTYYTMTGNTEKLAKAIHQEASKCHESYLQKVDEVKQESLNLHDLIFVGSPTHAGNLAAPVKKFLGELPQSPGFKVAAFITHSSPDKREFEQCLKSFEASSKDKGFAFLGCYDCQGCLAPEIQPYVKEARKASDAEWEEMMKDIARRPTAEDMRQARKFAREVLARV
- a CDS encoding DUF6125 family protein; protein product: MVKETPKKKAAAPKAKAVKETPAKKAPAPKKEMDDYSGPFQPGLSFDDFSKEFLLKLMLIWQYGWLHMTEAWYNSVKQRWGVDAANECETQAWETIGERVNPRFPKVANIQLNTVLDSLKCLQLPLDNTTGGLFPAEAKIISPNHVIWTIPRCRSLEYFEAKEPQRIKHVCHINEKKIIERYLVNRKIKVTPLKLPPRKSPNDIACQWDFRLEE